In Lycorma delicatula isolate Av1 chromosome 10, ASM4794821v1, whole genome shotgun sequence, a genomic segment contains:
- the LOC142331067 gene encoding uncharacterized protein LOC142331067, which yields MARYTIALFFLAAVAFVAVNAADGPAEAELAPKQDLKTSNTYGLGYAAPYGGFYGGYPHGGYGGYPYGGLSYGHGGYGYGYGRYGYGYPGHHGYSGFYGGYPGFYHG from the exons ATGGCACGTTACACTATTGCT ttGTTCTTTTTGGCCGCCGTTGCTTTCGTAGCAGTTAACGCAGCAGATGGACCAGCAGAAGCAGAATTAGCACCAAAGCAAGATCTTAAAACATCAAATACCTATGGTTTAGGATATGCAGCACCTTATGGAGGATTCTATGGTGGATATCCGCACGGAGGATATGGTGGTTACCCATACGGAGGACTTAGTTACGGACATGGTGGTTATGGATATGGATATGggc GTTATGGATATGGTTATCCAGGTCACCATGGTTACAGTGGTTTCTACGGCGGATATCCAGGATTTTACCacggttaa